Proteins from one Terriglobales bacterium genomic window:
- the secF gene encoding protein translocase subunit SecF: MEFFRNSNIDFLGKKWYFLAFSLIFSVAGLFSLFFWHGLPLGVDFRGGTLVYVKFTQRPDENHVRSLLAKAGLTQAKLQRIGQPEMNELLISLDIQETSEQALDAGKNTIIQALEGTSPDPNKKDLNNASSQSVFDALLTADPVRAGTDANQRYQAIAQQIVDLRDKEHGGVFSSFDQLKVLDPNVVQVLQSSFYLSNFGVRNVEIVGPQVGKQLQIQAYKAIGLSLLGMLVYLWFRFELIYGVAAVVAVFHDTLITVGAFSMLNKEISLTVIAAILTLTGYSMNDTIVVFDRIRENVKLMRRESLAQIVNISINQTLSRTILTSGLTFLTVLSLFLFGGEVLHGFSFALVIGILIGTYSSIFIAAPMLVAYQGWRANKKGLAAQAVSLPAARSKEKARAR, encoded by the coding sequence GTGGAATTCTTCCGCAATTCGAACATCGATTTTCTGGGCAAGAAGTGGTACTTCCTTGCCTTCTCGCTGATCTTCAGTGTCGCCGGCCTGTTCTCGCTCTTCTTCTGGCATGGCCTGCCGCTCGGCGTGGACTTCCGTGGTGGCACCCTCGTCTACGTGAAATTCACCCAGCGTCCCGATGAGAACCACGTGCGCTCCTTGCTCGCCAAGGCCGGTTTGACCCAGGCCAAGCTTCAGCGCATCGGCCAGCCGGAAATGAACGAACTCCTGATCTCGCTCGATATTCAGGAAACCAGCGAGCAGGCGCTCGATGCCGGCAAGAACACCATCATCCAGGCGCTCGAAGGCACCAGCCCCGACCCGAACAAGAAGGACCTCAATAACGCCAGCAGCCAGAGTGTCTTTGACGCTTTGCTCACGGCCGATCCCGTCCGTGCCGGAACCGACGCCAACCAGCGCTATCAGGCGATCGCGCAGCAGATCGTCGACTTGCGCGACAAGGAGCATGGAGGTGTATTCTCCAGCTTCGACCAGCTCAAGGTGCTCGATCCCAACGTTGTGCAGGTACTCCAATCCAGCTTCTATCTTTCTAATTTTGGCGTCCGCAACGTTGAGATCGTCGGCCCGCAGGTCGGAAAGCAGCTCCAGATCCAGGCTTACAAGGCAATCGGGCTGTCGCTGCTCGGCATGCTCGTGTACTTGTGGTTCCGGTTCGAATTGATATATGGTGTTGCGGCTGTGGTGGCGGTGTTCCACGACACGCTCATCACCGTCGGCGCGTTCTCGATGCTCAATAAGGAGATCTCGCTCACGGTGATTGCCGCTATCCTCACCCTGACCGGTTACTCGATGAACGATACGATCGTCGTCTTTGACCGAATCAGGGAAAATGTGAAGCTCATGCGCCGCGAGAGCCTGGCGCAGATCGTGAACATAAGCATCAATCAGACCCTGAGTCGAACAATTTTGACCTCGGGCCTTACGTTCCTGACGGTGCTCTCGTTGTTCCTGTTCGGAGGAGAGGTCCTCCACGGCTTCTCGTTTGCGCTGGTAATTGGTATCTTGATCGGCACGTATTCGTCGATCTTCATTGCTGCTCCGATGCTGGTTGCTTACCAGGGTTGGCGCGCAAACAAAAAGGGCTTGGCTGCTCAGGCGGTATCGCTACCTGCCGCGCGCAGCAAGGAAAAAGCCCGCGCCCGGTAG
- the tgt gene encoding tRNA guanosine(34) transglycosylase Tgt: MFVSITIDIVPLSFEVTAHDGAARAGRMSLPHGVVKTPVFMPVGTVASVKAVSQDLLEELGAQIILGNTYHLYLRPGHENVRKLGGLHRFMSWRRPMLTDSGGFQVFSLSDLRKLTEEGVTFRSHLDGSSHFFSPERSMEIQIALGADIIMAFDECTEHPAERDRARESMDLTLRWAKRSQAYFGQHKHEVPWAGDTHLSTNDQNLFGIVQGGMYPDLRRECAEKLVQMDFPGYAIGGLSVGEPRDITYNVVDATLPHLPENKPRYLMGVGTPEEIVEYVGMGIDMMDCVLPTRAARHGLLFTSQGKVNIKNSRYALDESPIDTACGCKVCARYSRAYLRHLYASNELLAQVLNTVHNLAFYLDTMRLVRQSILLGEFSRFLSGVRSRGLNSPAHT; this comes from the coding sequence TTGTTTGTCTCCATTACAATCGACATCGTGCCGCTCTCGTTTGAAGTCACAGCCCACGATGGCGCCGCGCGCGCCGGGCGTATGTCACTGCCCCACGGCGTCGTGAAGACGCCGGTGTTCATGCCGGTCGGCACCGTTGCGTCTGTCAAAGCTGTTTCGCAAGATCTCCTGGAAGAACTCGGCGCCCAGATTATTCTTGGCAATACCTATCACCTGTACTTGCGCCCAGGCCACGAGAACGTTCGCAAACTCGGCGGACTCCACCGCTTTATGTCCTGGCGCCGTCCCATGCTCACCGATTCTGGCGGATTCCAGGTCTTCAGCCTTAGCGATCTCCGCAAGCTCACGGAAGAAGGTGTCACGTTTCGCTCGCACCTCGACGGTTCGTCCCACTTCTTCAGCCCCGAGCGTTCCATGGAAATCCAGATCGCCCTCGGCGCGGACATCATCATGGCCTTCGATGAGTGCACCGAGCATCCGGCTGAACGGGACCGCGCTCGTGAATCGATGGATCTGACTCTCCGCTGGGCCAAACGAAGCCAAGCCTACTTCGGCCAGCATAAGCACGAGGTCCCTTGGGCCGGCGACACTCATCTCTCCACCAACGACCAGAACCTTTTCGGCATCGTTCAGGGAGGTATGTACCCCGATCTTCGCCGTGAATGCGCCGAAAAGCTTGTGCAGATGGACTTTCCCGGCTACGCCATTGGCGGTCTGAGTGTCGGGGAGCCCCGTGACATTACCTATAACGTGGTTGACGCCACTCTCCCCCATCTGCCTGAAAACAAACCGCGCTATCTGATGGGCGTGGGTACTCCGGAAGAAATTGTGGAGTACGTTGGCATGGGCATCGACATGATGGACTGCGTGCTCCCGACCCGTGCGGCCCGCCACGGCCTGCTGTTCACTTCGCAGGGCAAAGTCAACATCAAGAACTCACGCTACGCCCTCGACGAGAGCCCCATCGACACGGCCTGCGGATGCAAGGTTTGCGCCCGGTATTCGCGTGCCTACCTCCGTCACCTTTACGCCTCCAACGAACTGCTCGCGCAGGTGCTGAATACCGTGCACAATCTGGCCTTCTACCTTGACACCATGCGATTGGTGCGGCAATCTATTCTACTTGGGGAATTCTCCAGGTTTCTTTCTGGTGTCCGGTCTCGCGGTTTGAACTCCCCAGCTCATACCTAA
- a CDS encoding cytochrome c3 family protein: MRRWLPLILLLVVSSAFAQTTPNRDILGAHDLSVASSPLHGTMSSACLYCHVPHSGTGKGPLWGQTFSSQTYTLYNSTTLQNEPQQPVIGEVSSLCLSCHDGTVAPGLSVPYGKFFTTGTMENLVGAQLERSHPFSLRLPLKDAPHLVATLAASGATSDSTGSVKLINGNVECSSCHNPHNQFLDKNSSSFLVRDGKAGAICLSCHETQPRTVNSQSNPLATWPSNIHETSVAAVKANSGWGNYATVGDFACASCHAQHNAGGASGLLRNPTGLINIDTTSQSCYSCHGGGDKLVQALPNVFTEMAKRGHPYASDTNQHSVTEPTILMQNRHTTCVDCHDSHGSKQVMTFSTPPGIRPSQNGARGVSSDGTLLAAASQQYETCLRCHGTSTGKLAPESFGYLPSRLATGGDQLNLIPQFGSASISAHPVMRDRNSPGTQPSLLSAMWNIDGTTAGRLMGTRLFCTDCHNSDVNREFGGIGPNGPHGSVNDHILERRYVASEVAAGTFPTGGPGSPIINPNPNPPTSPSSGGPYSLCAKCHDLTNVLSDVTFPKHSKHVNELGISCSVCHSAHGVPAGGSGLNGQRLVNFDIKVVAPNAGVISYSGTSCTLRCHMADHTSSGVTKVVP, translated from the coding sequence GTGAGGCGTTGGCTCCCATTGATCCTGCTGCTGGTTGTGTCCTCGGCGTTTGCCCAGACCACCCCCAACCGCGACATTCTTGGCGCGCACGATCTATCGGTCGCCAGCAGCCCGTTGCACGGGACCATGTCCTCGGCGTGTCTGTATTGTCATGTGCCGCACTCCGGCACCGGGAAAGGGCCGCTCTGGGGGCAAACCTTCTCCTCGCAGACGTACACGCTCTACAACAGCACAACACTTCAGAACGAGCCTCAGCAGCCCGTCATTGGCGAAGTAAGCTCTCTCTGTCTGAGCTGTCACGATGGTACCGTCGCTCCCGGTCTTTCGGTTCCTTACGGAAAGTTCTTCACCACCGGGACGATGGAGAATCTTGTCGGGGCTCAACTCGAAAGATCGCACCCGTTCAGTTTGAGGCTGCCCCTGAAAGATGCCCCGCACCTCGTGGCAACGCTCGCAGCTTCGGGTGCAACCTCGGACAGCACCGGTTCCGTCAAGCTGATTAACGGCAACGTGGAATGCAGTTCGTGCCACAACCCGCACAACCAGTTCCTCGACAAAAACTCTTCCTCGTTCCTCGTGCGTGATGGAAAGGCCGGCGCAATCTGCCTCTCGTGCCACGAGACGCAGCCGCGCACCGTGAACAGCCAGAGCAATCCGCTGGCGACATGGCCCTCGAACATTCACGAGACATCCGTCGCTGCCGTCAAAGCGAATTCCGGATGGGGCAACTACGCCACGGTGGGCGATTTCGCGTGCGCCTCCTGTCACGCTCAGCACAATGCCGGCGGTGCTTCAGGCCTGCTCCGTAATCCGACTGGTCTTATCAACATCGACACCACCAGCCAGAGCTGCTATTCCTGCCACGGTGGCGGCGACAAGCTCGTCCAGGCGCTACCGAACGTTTTCACCGAGATGGCAAAGCGCGGGCATCCCTACGCCAGCGATACCAACCAGCACTCCGTAACCGAGCCGACGATCTTGATGCAGAATCGCCACACCACCTGCGTGGATTGCCACGACAGTCACGGCTCCAAGCAGGTAATGACGTTCTCAACTCCGCCCGGCATCCGGCCCTCGCAAAATGGCGCCCGCGGCGTTAGTTCCGACGGCACTCTCCTCGCCGCGGCAAGCCAGCAGTACGAAACGTGCTTGCGCTGCCATGGCACTAGCACCGGAAAACTCGCACCTGAATCGTTCGGATATCTTCCGTCACGCCTTGCCACTGGTGGCGACCAGTTGAACCTAATCCCACAGTTTGGCAGCGCTTCCATCAGCGCCCACCCCGTCATGCGGGACCGCAATTCTCCTGGGACGCAGCCCAGTCTGCTCTCCGCGATGTGGAACATCGACGGCACTACTGCGGGAAGGCTTATGGGGACACGCCTCTTCTGCACCGATTGCCACAACAGCGACGTCAATCGTGAGTTTGGCGGAATCGGACCGAATGGACCACACGGCTCCGTCAACGATCACATCCTCGAGCGGCGATACGTAGCCAGCGAAGTTGCTGCCGGAACTTTCCCAACCGGCGGTCCAGGATCGCCGATCATCAACCCGAATCCCAATCCGCCTACCAGTCCATCGTCCGGTGGCCCATACTCGCTATGTGCGAAATGCCACGATCTGACGAATGTCCTAAGCGACGTCACTTTCCCCAAACACAGCAAGCACGTGAATGAGTTAGGTATTTCGTGTTCTGTATGTCACAGCGCACATGGCGTTCCTGCCGGCGGATCAGGATTGAACGGCCAACGTCTCGTGAACTTCGATATCAAGGTCGTTGCGCCGAATGCCGGAGTTATTTCGTACAGCGGAACCAGTTGTACCCTGAGATGTCACATGGCCGACCACACGTCTAGTGGAGTCACGAAAGTCGTTCCGTAA
- the yajC gene encoding preprotein translocase subunit YajC, with amino-acid sequence MQELSALILQAPSGSSWLAWAPLVFIFAIFYFLLILPQQRRQKQWKAMLGNLKTGDRVTTSGGIKGTIVALRDENIHLRVPPDNIRLEVARTAIVSVATGEEVQKAQ; translated from the coding sequence ATGCAAGAGTTAAGCGCTCTTATCCTGCAGGCGCCTTCCGGTTCGAGTTGGTTGGCGTGGGCTCCCCTGGTTTTCATCTTTGCGATCTTCTATTTCCTCCTGATTCTTCCCCAGCAACGCCGGCAGAAACAGTGGAAAGCCATGCTTGGCAATCTGAAGACCGGCGACCGTGTCACCACCAGCGGCGGCATCAAGGGCACCATCGTCGCTTTGCGCGACGAGAACATTCATTTGCGCGTTCCGCCCGATAACATCCGGTTGGAAGTGGCCCGTACCGCTATCGTCTCGGTTGCCACGGGTGAGGAAGTCCAAAAAGCGCAGTAA
- a CDS encoding energy transducer TonB — MFEDSLIESGGRLKSKRRGATTFISFIFQIVLIGVMVLIPLIYTEALPKQQLMTFLVAPPPPPPPPPPPAAAPPVKVVRKIETELDNGQLRTPTKIPQKVQMIKEEEAPPPMSGATGVVGGVPGGVPGGSMGGVIGGIIGQTATTVVPKVATPQRVRVSQGVSEGLLVHQVKPTYPALARQARIQGTVVLAAAIGKDGTIQNLRLISGHPMLAPAALDAVKQWKYRPYFLNGEPVEVDTQITVNFTLAGGS; from the coding sequence ATGTTTGAAGACAGCCTTATTGAATCTGGTGGAAGACTGAAGAGTAAACGGCGCGGTGCAACCACGTTTATTTCCTTCATCTTCCAAATCGTCTTGATCGGAGTCATGGTTTTGATTCCGCTCATCTACACTGAAGCGCTGCCCAAGCAACAGTTAATGACGTTCCTTGTGGCGCCGCCTCCGCCTCCCCCGCCTCCTCCGCCGCCGGCAGCAGCACCGCCCGTGAAGGTGGTCCGGAAGATCGAGACGGAATTGGACAATGGACAGCTCCGCACGCCCACCAAGATCCCGCAGAAAGTCCAGATGATTAAGGAAGAGGAAGCTCCTCCGCCGATGTCCGGTGCAACTGGCGTCGTCGGTGGTGTTCCCGGTGGCGTACCCGGCGGTTCCATGGGTGGTGTGATCGGTGGAATCATCGGTCAGACCGCAACCACAGTGGTGCCCAAAGTGGCCACTCCGCAGCGTGTCCGTGTTTCGCAGGGCGTTTCGGAAGGACTTCTGGTTCACCAGGTGAAGCCCACCTATCCGGCTTTGGCGCGTCAAGCGCGTATTCAGGGAACGGTTGTTCTGGCGGCTGCCATCGGCAAGGACGGTACCATTCAGAACCTCCGCTTGATCAGCGGGCATCCGATGCTGGCTCCGGCCGCTCTGGACGCCGTCAAACAGTGGAAGTACCGCCCGTACTTCCTGAATGGCGAGCCCGTCGAGGTGGATACGCAGATTACCGTCAATTTCACCCTTGCAGGTGGTTCGTAA
- the secD gene encoding protein translocase subunit SecD — MNKNLTWKTIFIVAVMLVFLFGIFGIPKSLSKAGLTAAVRERISLGLDLRGGTHLILQVMVNDAIKADSDNAVDRLKSELRTANITYAEITQPDPNTHPEMISVKGVPPESSADLRRIVQERLPEYDLASGAENSWTVSMKSSVLEDLKQRSVTQAIETIRNRIDQLGVSEPVIEEHGLGAYQILVQLPGVDDPARVKEIMQSTAMLQIRQALDGPFSSEQDALQKSGGVLPPDSVLMKGRYQGGPGSGDRADVWYLLSRSSAVTGRDLRGAEPTRDENNRPAIRFMLTSDGGRRFGSFTGSHVGDRLAIVLDNKVQEVATIQEQINDEGRITGAFTDQQAKDLAMILRSGALPAGIRYLEERTVGPSLGADSIRHGVLAAVIGLIAVIVFMLIYYRGAGINADLALVLNLIILLGFLGFTGATLTLPGIAGVILTVGMGVDSNVLIFERIREELRHGKTPTSAVSQGFAHAWVTIVDTHVTTIVSAAILFIFGTGAVRGFAVTLAFGLLANLFTAVFVSRVIFDAHLNRHRAGEPLSI; from the coding sequence ATGAACAAGAACCTGACCTGGAAAACGATCTTCATTGTTGCCGTGATGCTGGTGTTTCTTTTTGGCATCTTCGGTATTCCCAAGAGCCTTAGTAAAGCCGGCCTCACTGCCGCCGTCCGTGAGCGCATCAGTCTCGGTCTCGACCTCCGTGGCGGAACCCACCTCATCCTTCAGGTGATGGTGAATGACGCCATCAAGGCCGATTCCGACAACGCCGTCGACCGGCTGAAGTCCGAGTTGCGGACCGCCAACATCACCTACGCCGAGATCACCCAGCCCGACCCGAACACACATCCGGAAATGATCTCCGTCAAGGGTGTGCCGCCCGAGTCCAGCGCCGACCTTCGCCGCATTGTGCAGGAGCGGCTCCCCGAATACGATCTCGCCTCCGGTGCCGAGAATTCGTGGACCGTTTCCATGAAGTCTTCCGTGCTCGAGGACCTGAAGCAGCGTTCGGTCACGCAGGCCATCGAAACCATCCGCAACCGAATTGACCAGCTCGGCGTTAGCGAGCCTGTCATCGAAGAGCATGGGCTTGGCGCTTATCAGATTCTTGTTCAGCTCCCCGGCGTTGACGATCCGGCGCGTGTGAAAGAAATCATGCAGTCCACCGCCATGCTTCAGATTCGGCAGGCGTTGGATGGTCCCTTCAGCTCCGAGCAGGACGCTCTTCAGAAAAGCGGTGGTGTGCTTCCTCCCGACTCGGTTCTGATGAAAGGCCGTTATCAAGGCGGCCCGGGCAGCGGCGATCGTGCTGACGTTTGGTATTTGCTATCCCGTTCCTCTGCTGTCACCGGCCGTGACCTCCGCGGTGCCGAGCCTACTCGCGACGAAAACAACCGTCCCGCGATTCGCTTCATGCTGACCAGCGATGGCGGCCGTCGTTTCGGCTCCTTCACCGGATCCCATGTGGGCGACCGGTTAGCGATCGTTCTGGATAACAAGGTCCAGGAAGTCGCCACCATCCAGGAGCAGATCAACGATGAAGGCCGCATCACCGGCGCCTTCACCGATCAGCAGGCCAAGGATCTCGCGATGATCCTCCGTTCCGGCGCGCTACCCGCGGGTATTCGTTACCTCGAAGAGCGCACCGTCGGACCGTCGCTCGGTGCTGACTCCATCCGTCACGGCGTTCTGGCTGCGGTGATCGGGTTAATTGCCGTGATCGTCTTCATGCTCATCTATTACCGCGGTGCGGGCATCAACGCCGATCTGGCCTTGGTCCTCAACTTGATCATCCTGCTTGGATTCCTTGGTTTTACTGGCGCGACTCTCACGCTGCCTGGAATCGCAGGTGTCATCTTGACCGTCGGTATGGGTGTCGACTCGAACGTCCTGATCTTTGAGCGTATCCGCGAAGAGCTCCGGCATGGCAAGACGCCGACCTCTGCCGTTTCGCAAGGGTTCGCCCATGCTTGGGTGACCATCGTCGATACCCACGTCACGACCATTGTTTCCGCGGCCATTCTGTTCATCTTTGGAACTGGTGCCGTTCGCGGATTCGCCGTGACTCTGGCGTTCGGTTTGTTGGCTAACCTGTTCACTGCTGTGTTCGTGTCGCGCGTGATCTTCGACGCACACTTGAACCGGCACCGGGCGGGCGAGCCGCTTTCGATTTAG
- a CDS encoding tetratricopeptide repeat protein — MTNEIETAQPSTPTWQSKQVYAMAIACLVVGLVIGYFLRGSQTPVADTHAQPTAQQAVNPHAGVPGMGGGAPTMEQMKQMAEKTAQPIKEELKTHPKNFDALNKMGNVYRATHQFKEAAEYYTKALEVDPKNAAVRTDLATCLYYTGDVDGAVAQLEKALSYDPKFAGALYNLGMIKLKGKKDSAGAIASWQKLLKVVSDPAQKQQIEDLIAKTKNTKDS, encoded by the coding sequence ATGACAAACGAAATCGAAACAGCCCAGCCTTCCACCCCAACGTGGCAAAGCAAGCAAGTCTATGCGATGGCCATTGCGTGCCTGGTGGTCGGTTTGGTGATCGGATACTTTCTCCGTGGATCGCAAACTCCCGTCGCCGATACGCACGCCCAACCAACTGCGCAGCAGGCCGTGAATCCGCACGCCGGAGTCCCGGGTATGGGCGGCGGCGCTCCCACGATGGAGCAGATGAAGCAGATGGCGGAGAAAACAGCTCAGCCCATCAAAGAGGAGCTGAAGACACATCCGAAGAACTTCGACGCCCTCAACAAGATGGGCAACGTCTATCGCGCAACTCACCAGTTCAAGGAAGCTGCCGAGTACTACACCAAAGCCCTCGAAGTTGATCCTAAGAATGCCGCGGTCCGCACCGATCTTGCCACGTGCCTCTACTACACCGGCGACGTAGACGGAGCGGTCGCACAACTCGAAAAGGCGCTCAGTTACGATCCCAAGTTCGCCGGCGCGCTCTACAACCTCGGCATGATCAAGCTGAAAGGGAAGAAGGATTCCGCGGGCGCAATTGCCTCGTGGCAGAAGCTCTTGAAGGTCGTCAGCGATCCCGCGCAAAAACAGCAGATCGAAGATCTCATTGCAAAGACCAAAAACACAAAGGATTCATAA
- a CDS encoding MotA/TolQ/ExbB proton channel family protein: protein MFVANLATLALSYTPMAAMFMLQEGMPGWDPISLWKQMGWLARIVVIILFIESGWSIGVMIDRWMAFSAARKQSRVFAPQVAGALKNGNIEEAIKIAERNKKSHLAKVVVAGLQEFRAHGESSDIPGETIEASKRALERAEAIVHAELKRGLGGLATIGSTAPFVGLFGTVVGILNAFRGIAESKATGLGAVAGGIAEALVATAIGLFVAIPAVMMFNYLTGRVEAFDVEMDNSSSELVDYFLKRRTALRK, encoded by the coding sequence ATGTTCGTAGCAAATTTGGCAACACTCGCACTTTCTTACACGCCGATGGCGGCTATGTTCATGCTTCAGGAAGGCATGCCTGGTTGGGATCCGATCTCCCTCTGGAAACAGATGGGATGGTTGGCCCGCATCGTCGTCATCATCCTTTTCATCGAGTCCGGCTGGTCCATCGGCGTCATGATTGACCGCTGGATGGCCTTCAGCGCAGCTCGCAAGCAGTCCCGGGTGTTTGCTCCCCAGGTCGCCGGCGCGTTGAAGAACGGCAACATCGAAGAAGCGATCAAGATCGCCGAGCGTAACAAGAAGAGCCACCTGGCCAAGGTCGTCGTCGCCGGTCTGCAGGAATTCCGCGCTCACGGCGAATCCAGCGACATTCCGGGTGAAACCATCGAAGCCTCCAAGCGCGCCCTTGAGCGTGCCGAAGCCATCGTTCACGCCGAACTGAAGCGTGGTCTTGGCGGTCTCGCCACCATCGGCTCCACCGCTCCCTTCGTCGGACTGTTCGGAACGGTCGTCGGTATTTTGAACGCGTTCCGCGGCATCGCCGAGTCGAAGGCAACCGGTCTGGGCGCCGTCGCTGGCGGTATCGCTGAAGCGCTCGTCGCCACTGCTATCGGTCTGTTCGTCGCCATCCCGGCCGTCATGATGTTCAACTATCTGACCGGCCGCGTGGAAGCCTTCGACGTCGAGATGGACAACTCTTCCAGCGAACTCGTTGATTACTTCCTGAAGCGCCGCACAGCGCTCCGCAAGTAA
- a CDS encoding 6-bladed beta-propeller, with amino-acid sequence MVQHFLKSARAFLSAVALTGLLVTSLAIPTYAGQSRKNKPSEQQIPELLLEGGRKLSFERTYTNERDIRGKPGFWGRLVDVVAGERDYKAMLRPYGVAVDSKGRVIVSDPGMSGIHIFDPAQRKYKFIERLEKSKDAMMEPQCITVDGKDNIYVTDSKAGKVFMFQPSGKYIGVLGSIKGSNGEGFFKRPTGIAIDPDKGDVYVTDTLRDKIYLLDKKGGVIRTIGQHGSGPGEFNYPTEILARSGLLVVVDAMNFRVQLFDREGKALGQIGSRDESAGGLFRPKGIAIDSEGHIYLVEGLSGTVQVFDREGRLLYSFGQRGTEPWQFQLPAGLFIDKSDRVYVVDSYNRRVQVFQYRALHAAGGQP; translated from the coding sequence ATGGTTCAACATTTTCTGAAGAGTGCCAGGGCATTTTTGTCTGCCGTGGCGCTAACGGGCCTGTTAGTAACTTCGCTGGCGATCCCTACCTACGCCGGCCAGTCCCGCAAGAATAAGCCATCTGAGCAGCAAATCCCCGAACTGCTCCTTGAAGGCGGCCGCAAGCTTTCGTTTGAACGTACTTATACCAATGAGCGCGATATCCGCGGTAAGCCCGGATTTTGGGGAAGGTTGGTAGATGTCGTCGCTGGCGAGCGCGATTACAAGGCGATGCTTCGGCCTTACGGCGTTGCCGTGGATTCCAAGGGACGCGTCATCGTCTCCGATCCGGGCATGTCCGGCATCCACATCTTCGATCCCGCTCAGCGCAAGTACAAGTTCATCGAGCGTCTCGAGAAAAGTAAGGACGCCATGATGGAGCCGCAATGCATTACGGTCGATGGTAAGGACAACATCTATGTCACCGACTCGAAGGCCGGAAAGGTATTCATGTTCCAGCCCAGCGGCAAGTACATTGGCGTGCTCGGCAGCATCAAGGGGAGTAACGGAGAAGGCTTCTTCAAACGTCCCACAGGCATCGCGATTGATCCTGACAAGGGTGATGTCTACGTTACCGACACTCTCCGCGACAAGATTTATCTTTTGGACAAAAAAGGCGGCGTGATTCGAACCATCGGGCAACACGGCAGCGGACCCGGTGAATTCAATTACCCCACGGAGATCCTCGCTCGCAGCGGCCTGCTGGTCGTCGTCGATGCCATGAACTTCCGTGTGCAGTTGTTCGACCGCGAAGGTAAAGCCCTCGGCCAGATTGGTTCCCGCGACGAATCCGCTGGCGGGTTGTTCCGCCCGAAGGGCATTGCCATCGATTCCGAAGGCCACATTTATCTCGTGGAAGGCCTTTCGGGCACCGTCCAGGTTTTCGACCGCGAAGGTCGTCTGCTTTATTCCTTCGGACAGAGAGGCACTGAGCCCTGGCAGTTCCAACTTCCCGCTGGACTCTTCATCGACAAGTCCGATCGCGTCTACGTCGTTGACTCCTATAATCGGCGTGTCCAGGTCTTCCAGTACCGCGCCTTGCATGCCGCAGGAGGTCAACCGTGA
- a CDS encoding peptidylprolyl isomerase, producing the protein MRFKVLVVTLTAAAATLASAQVSSHAPVASHAPTVKAQAKQNPNSIVAMAAKPVARVNGAVLTEIDLQREMEMMFPYAQQHGGVPKSMEPQIRKGAMDMLIFEELLYQEAKRKNVQVAPARLAKAEAAFRKQFPDKKVYQDYLKIEFNGSTQVLREKIRRSLLIEKMLSTEVNQKSRVTAAQAKEYYNKNPKLFDRPETFSIQTISIIPPENASADVNAEAKRKIASILKLARQTKTKREFGILAEQVSEDDWRMKLGDRGTVLAPNLPPEIVKAARAMKPETVSDIVQLGRAYVVFRMNEHKPAGRIPFADVKAKLQSDLQKVRLEERRAELHKTLRKNATVEVL; encoded by the coding sequence ATGCGATTTAAGGTTCTGGTAGTTACATTGACGGCGGCAGCTGCGACGCTTGCGTCAGCGCAGGTTTCATCTCACGCGCCCGTTGCTTCTCACGCACCCACCGTGAAGGCACAAGCCAAGCAAAATCCCAACTCAATCGTCGCCATGGCAGCCAAACCAGTTGCTCGCGTCAATGGCGCAGTGCTCACCGAAATCGACCTGCAGCGCGAAATGGAGATGATGTTTCCTTACGCCCAGCAGCATGGCGGCGTGCCGAAGTCCATGGAACCGCAGATCCGCAAAGGCGCCATGGATATGCTGATTTTTGAGGAGTTGCTCTACCAGGAAGCGAAACGTAAGAACGTTCAGGTCGCCCCAGCTCGCCTCGCCAAGGCCGAAGCCGCGTTTCGCAAGCAGTTCCCGGATAAGAAGGTTTATCAGGATTATCTGAAAATCGAATTCAACGGTTCTACCCAGGTTCTGCGAGAGAAGATTCGCCGCTCTCTGCTGATCGAGAAGATGCTGTCGACGGAAGTGAACCAGAAGTCGCGCGTAACGGCAGCCCAGGCGAAAGAATATTACAACAAAAACCCCAAGCTGTTCGATCGTCCGGAAACGTTCAGTATCCAGACCATCTCGATCATTCCGCCCGAGAACGCGTCGGCCGATGTTAACGCCGAAGCCAAGCGGAAGATCGCCAGTATTCTCAAGCTCGCTCGCCAGACCAAAACCAAGCGTGAGTTCGGCATCCTCGCTGAGCAGGTATCCGAAGACGACTGGCGCATGAAACTCGGTGACCGTGGCACCGTGCTTGCTCCGAACCTGCCACCCGAGATCGTCAAGGCTGCGCGCGCCATGAAGCCGGAAACCGTCAGCGATATCGTCCAACTCGGCCGTGCCTATGTCGTGTTCCGCATGAACGAACACAAGCCCGCGGGACGCATTCCCTTTGCGGATGTGAAAGCGAAACTGCAATCGGACTTGCAGAAGGTCAGGCTCGAAGAACGTCGCGCCGAGTTGCACAAGACGTTGCGTAAGAACGCCACCGTAGAAGTGTTGTAA